The Acidobacteriota bacterium genome contains a region encoding:
- a CDS encoding efflux RND transporter periplasmic adaptor subunit, producing the protein LLFPINQATITPKIAAPVLKTYVTRGSKVHRGQLLVELENKDLAAAAEEGRGSLEQAQAQTDIATKNSIPEELQKAETDTRAAKENLDAQQKLFDSRQNLFNQGAIPRKDLDAAAVALVQARAQFEQAQKHLDGLKAGGNQNAIKSARAQLVAAEGKQKGAEAQLQYSQIRSPIEGVVTDGPLYPGMQPQAGASLITVMNLSQMIAKAHIPQSQAALLKKGDDASVKMAGVEDEIKGKVILVSPALDPGSTTVEVWVQAANPQGVLKAGSSASLAMVARTVPDALIVPAEALVTDEEGKKSVMVIGSDGIAQKREVETGVQTSNSVQIVSGVKPGEQVVSTGAYGLPDKTKVKIEAPAAPGKEGGDQGKDKGEGGSEP; encoded by the coding sequence CGCTGCTCTTTCCCATCAATCAGGCAACGATCACTCCCAAGATCGCCGCCCCCGTGTTGAAGACGTACGTAACCCGCGGATCGAAGGTTCATCGGGGACAGTTGCTGGTAGAGCTCGAGAATAAGGATCTCGCAGCAGCCGCTGAGGAAGGTCGTGGAAGTCTGGAGCAGGCTCAGGCGCAGACGGATATTGCGACGAAAAATTCCATACCTGAGGAATTGCAGAAAGCTGAGACGGATACGCGAGCGGCAAAAGAGAATCTGGATGCCCAGCAGAAGCTTTTCGACAGCCGCCAGAACCTGTTCAATCAAGGTGCGATCCCGCGAAAGGATCTCGATGCCGCAGCAGTCGCTTTGGTTCAGGCTCGGGCCCAGTTCGAGCAGGCGCAGAAGCACCTCGATGGACTGAAAGCCGGAGGAAATCAGAACGCAATCAAATCGGCCCGCGCGCAACTCGTCGCTGCAGAGGGCAAGCAAAAGGGGGCGGAGGCACAGCTTCAGTATTCGCAGATTCGGAGCCCGATTGAGGGCGTCGTCACTGACGGACCGCTGTATCCGGGAATGCAGCCCCAGGCAGGTGCGTCGCTGATCACTGTGATGAACCTATCGCAAATGATCGCAAAGGCGCACATTCCGCAGAGCCAGGCTGCATTATTGAAGAAGGGCGACGATGCAAGCGTCAAGATGGCGGGCGTTGAAGACGAAATCAAAGGCAAAGTCATTCTCGTCAGCCCCGCCCTCGATCCCGGCAGCACAACCGTCGAAGTCTGGGTTCAAGCTGCCAATCCCCAGGGCGTGCTGAAAGCCGGATCGTCGGCATCGCTGGCGATGGTCGCACGTACCGTTCCCGATGCCCTGATCGTTCCAGCTGAAGCATTAGTGACCGATGAGGAAGGAAAGAAGTCGGTCATGGTCATCGGCAGTGACGGTATCGCCCAAAAACGGGAAGTCGAAACCGGCGTGCAAACCAGCAACTCGGTGCAGATCGTCAGCGGAGTCAAGCCCGGAGAGCAGGTAGTGAGCACCGGCGCCTACGGTCTGCCAGACAAGACCAAAGTGAAGATCGAGGCCCCAGCCGCTCCCGGCAAAGAAGGCGGTGATCAAGGAAAAGACAAAGGCGAAGGCGGGAGCGAGCCGTAA
- a CDS encoding TolC family protein: protein MRLCHNFRPGGIVIEQRSWKLRAGICAIVPLLCACAGAQQSGSPPVVQSQPAAIDSNAPVVITLLDALRRARNLDTTYRTALTAAGIAHEEHVQARAGLLPSVTYNNEYLYTQGNGTSTPRYIANNAVHEYVSQANAHEQLSVGQFADLSRTTAAEAAARANAEVATRGLVATVVKTYYAEIVARRKYANAQLAADEAQRFFDLSQKLEQGGEVAHSDVIKAQLQANDAKRALREAELEMNRSHIELALLVFPDFNQNYSTVDDLRLPPPLPPMQEVEQQAKSRNPQLYSAMQALRAAGYEVRVSQAAYLPTLSLDYFYGIDAPQFAVHTLTPEGPIRNLGYSAIAALNLPIWNWGATRSKVKQSELRREQAQIELSAAQRKLLGDLKTFYAEAEAAKIELDVLQQSADLAAESVRLTNLRYRGGEATALEVVDAQNSLVTARNNYDDGQARYRLAIANLQTLTGVF, encoded by the coding sequence TTGAGACTCTGCCATAATTTTCGTCCTGGAGGAATCGTGATCGAGCAGCGTTCGTGGAAGTTGAGAGCAGGCATTTGTGCGATAGTCCCACTACTCTGTGCCTGCGCTGGTGCGCAGCAGAGCGGCAGTCCACCCGTAGTTCAGAGCCAGCCTGCCGCGATCGATTCGAATGCGCCTGTCGTGATTACGCTTCTGGATGCATTGCGGCGAGCGCGCAACCTCGACACGACTTATCGCACCGCCCTGACCGCGGCTGGAATTGCGCACGAAGAGCACGTACAGGCGCGCGCTGGGCTCCTGCCTAGTGTGACCTACAACAATGAGTATCTGTATACCCAGGGGAACGGTACTTCCACGCCCAGGTACATCGCCAACAACGCGGTTCATGAGTATGTCAGTCAGGCGAATGCTCACGAGCAATTGAGTGTTGGACAATTTGCCGATCTCAGTCGAACTACTGCTGCAGAGGCGGCAGCACGAGCCAACGCTGAAGTCGCTACGCGCGGGCTGGTCGCAACTGTTGTGAAGACGTACTATGCCGAGATTGTAGCCCGCCGCAAGTACGCTAATGCACAACTTGCAGCCGACGAAGCTCAGCGCTTCTTTGATCTAAGCCAAAAGCTGGAGCAGGGAGGCGAGGTTGCCCATTCCGACGTAATCAAGGCCCAGCTACAAGCCAACGATGCTAAACGCGCGCTTCGCGAAGCCGAACTCGAAATGAACCGCAGCCACATCGAACTGGCGCTGCTCGTCTTCCCAGATTTTAACCAGAATTACTCAACCGTCGATGATTTGCGTCTGCCCCCGCCCTTACCCCCGATGCAAGAAGTGGAGCAACAAGCGAAGAGCAGGAATCCACAGCTTTATTCAGCCATGCAGGCACTACGTGCGGCGGGATATGAAGTGCGCGTATCGCAAGCCGCATACTTGCCCACACTATCGCTGGACTACTTCTACGGAATCGATGCTCCGCAGTTCGCCGTGCACACGCTCACGCCGGAAGGTCCGATCCGCAATCTCGGGTATTCGGCAATTGCAGCCCTAAACCTTCCAATTTGGAACTGGGGAGCTACGCGCAGCAAGGTGAAGCAAAGCGAACTTCGGCGCGAGCAGGCGCAAATAGAGTTATCGGCTGCGCAACGCAAGCTCCTCGGCGATCTGAAGACCTTCTATGCGGAAGCCGAAGCCGCGAAAATCGAACTCGACGTGCTGCAACAATCTGCTGACTTGGCTGCCGAGAGCGTGCGACTTACGAACCTGCGATATCGCGGCGGCGAAGCCACGGCGCTGGAAGTTGTTGACGCGCAGAATTCGTTAGTTACGGCCCGCAACAATTATGATGACGGCCAAGCTCGATACCGATTGGCGATCGCTAATCTGCAGACCTTGACGGGCGTCTTCTAA
- a CDS encoding YVTN family beta-propeller domain-containing protein, which produces MFLLFGLALSCAYAMAQASQAGGYHQIHEYKLSGDTGWDYLTMDASSRRLYISRGTHVQVLNIDTGTLEGDIPDLKGVHGIVLDKTNKQGYISDGRDNSVVVFDLDSLKSTGKVQAGTNPDAILFDPATKRVFAFNGRSNNATVIEIKDNSVAGTIDLGGKPEFAVSDGKGKVFANLEDKSEMVELDAKDLKVLNHWSLKPCDSPSGLAIDADHELLFASCDNEMMAVLDGNSGKVVKTVPIGKGTDAAAFDKVLKQAYSSNGQSGNITIVKENSPASFDVAATVPTRPRARTMAIDEKTHNLITVTADFEKAPEAAAGQPRPRAKMVPDSFVVLVYGK; this is translated from the coding sequence ATGTTCCTGCTATTTGGCCTGGCGCTTTCCTGTGCATACGCGATGGCGCAAGCTTCTCAAGCCGGCGGATACCATCAAATTCACGAGTACAAACTGTCGGGCGATACGGGCTGGGATTACCTCACGATGGATGCGTCCTCGCGCCGGCTCTATATATCGCGCGGCACGCATGTGCAGGTTCTCAACATTGATACAGGAACACTTGAAGGCGACATTCCCGATTTGAAAGGGGTGCACGGCATCGTCCTGGACAAAACCAATAAGCAGGGCTACATCAGCGACGGGCGCGATAACTCCGTGGTAGTGTTCGATCTGGATTCGCTGAAGTCGACCGGCAAGGTGCAAGCAGGCACTAATCCGGACGCGATTCTTTTTGATCCGGCAACGAAAAGAGTCTTCGCCTTCAATGGGCGCAGCAACAACGCAACCGTCATAGAAATCAAAGACAACAGTGTTGCGGGAACCATAGATCTAGGCGGCAAGCCGGAATTCGCAGTGTCAGACGGCAAAGGCAAAGTCTTCGCTAATTTAGAAGACAAGTCCGAGATGGTAGAGCTGGATGCAAAGGACCTCAAAGTCCTGAATCACTGGTCGCTTAAGCCGTGCGACTCGCCCAGCGGGCTCGCAATCGACGCCGACCACGAACTGCTTTTCGCCTCATGCGATAACGAGATGATGGCCGTGCTCGACGGCAATAGCGGCAAAGTGGTAAAGACGGTTCCGATTGGGAAAGGCACGGACGCGGCGGCCTTCGACAAAGTACTTAAGCAAGCCTATAGCTCCAACGGTCAAAGCGGCAATATCACGATCGTGAAGGAAAATTCGCCAGCTTCCTTCGATGTTGCAGCCACTGTGCCCACCAGGCCGCGTGCACGCACAATGGCAATTGACGAGAAGACACACAATCTCATCACGGTTACAGCCGATTTCGAGAAAGCTCCGGAAGCAGCGGCAGGACAACCAAGGCCGCGTGCAAAGATGGTGCCCGATTCCTTCGTAGTGCTGGTGTACGGCAAGTAG
- a CDS encoding proline dehydrogenase — MLRAAFIALSENRSLRHWAESSSIGHRVSGRFVAGTTIEEALKATQETNAHGMSVSLDNLGENVTNPDEARQSAQLYHELLDRIDERRLNANVSLKLTHMGFDVDRQLAVGIVQRLVQHAREKRNFVRVDMEGSPYTQRTLDLVQQIHAQNGNRGALGAVIQAYLRRSESDVQSLISQGIRIRLCKGAYKEPPEIAFPEKSDVDANYVKLMKLLLKSGIYQGIATHDEKMIKATIAFAQAETVPATAFEFQMLYGIRRDLQRELVKQGWRMRVYIPFGTEWYPYFMRRLAERPANALFVARNLLR; from the coding sequence ATGTTAAGAGCAGCCTTTATTGCTCTTTCTGAAAATCGTTCCCTGCGGCATTGGGCGGAAAGTTCTTCGATTGGGCACCGCGTTTCCGGACGTTTTGTAGCCGGTACGACGATCGAAGAAGCGTTAAAAGCCACGCAGGAGACAAATGCTCACGGCATGAGCGTGAGCCTCGATAACCTCGGCGAGAACGTCACCAATCCGGATGAGGCTCGACAAAGCGCGCAGCTTTATCACGAACTGCTCGACCGCATTGACGAACGACGGCTCAATGCAAATGTCAGTCTGAAGCTCACACACATGGGCTTCGATGTCGATCGGCAGCTTGCCGTTGGCATCGTGCAGCGCCTGGTACAACATGCGCGTGAGAAGCGCAATTTTGTTCGTGTAGACATGGAGGGGTCTCCCTACACGCAGCGCACACTGGATTTAGTCCAGCAGATTCATGCCCAAAATGGAAATCGCGGAGCCCTGGGAGCTGTGATCCAGGCTTATCTTCGTCGCAGCGAATCCGACGTTCAGAGCCTGATCTCGCAGGGTATTCGGATTCGACTCTGCAAAGGCGCCTACAAGGAGCCCCCGGAGATTGCCTTCCCCGAAAAGTCTGACGTCGACGCGAATTACGTCAAACTCATGAAACTGCTGTTGAAGAGTGGGATCTATCAGGGCATTGCCACGCACGATGAAAAAATGATCAAGGCGACGATCGCCTTCGCGCAAGCAGAGACAGTCCCCGCGACAGCGTTCGAATTCCAGATGCTTTATGGAATACGTCGCGATTTACAACGTGAGCTGGTCAAGCAGGGCTGGCGCATGCGCGTCTACATCCCATTCGGAACGGAGTGGTACCCATACTTCATGCGACGTCTTGCGGAACGTCCCGCCAATGCGCTGTTTGTAGCGAGGAACCTGCTGCGGTAA
- a CDS encoding RNA polymerase subunit sigma-24 translates to MPFSDEPIRPKSRESSGLPSSDPTQLSSPERVKRGVGTIALNPEGYRGVAGTVSGSNGGPSHVATGAASRPLSEMSDAEVMLLAGTGDDSAFGYLVEKFRRPIISFMYRMTHNQAIAEELAQEVFLRVYRSRSSYQAEAKFSTWLYRIATNLAVNHARDTRSERTAPTVNLDEPDLETGTTPDVADAKPTIEADILREERMAAIRKHVMALPERQRVAVLMHKYQGLDYKEIGKVLKLSESATKSLLFRAYETLRERLKEFV, encoded by the coding sequence ATGCCGTTTTCGGACGAGCCAATCCGTCCTAAGTCACGTGAATCCAGTGGTTTACCTTCCTCTGATCCAACGCAACTTTCGTCGCCTGAAAGGGTTAAAAGGGGTGTGGGTACGATAGCTCTCAATCCGGAGGGGTATCGAGGCGTTGCCGGCACCGTTTCTGGCTCGAATGGTGGGCCAAGTCATGTTGCTACGGGGGCTGCTTCTCGTCCACTGAGCGAGATGTCGGACGCTGAAGTCATGCTGCTCGCCGGGACTGGCGACGACTCGGCATTTGGATATCTGGTAGAGAAGTTTCGTCGTCCGATCATTAGTTTTATGTATCGGATGACGCACAATCAAGCGATCGCCGAGGAGTTGGCGCAGGAAGTCTTCCTGAGGGTGTATCGGTCGCGCAGCTCGTATCAAGCTGAGGCGAAGTTCAGTACCTGGCTGTACCGGATCGCGACGAACCTGGCGGTGAATCATGCTCGGGATACGCGGTCTGAGCGTACGGCCCCGACAGTGAACTTGGACGAGCCTGATCTTGAAACGGGAACTACACCGGACGTGGCGGACGCCAAGCCGACGATTGAGGCGGACATCCTTCGCGAAGAACGCATGGCGGCGATCCGCAAGCATGTGATGGCATTGCCGGAGCGGCAGCGGGTGGCCGTCCTGATGCATAAGTACCAGGGACTCGATTACAAGGAGATCGGCAAAGTTCTGAAGTTGAGCGAGTCGGCGACGAAGTCGCTGCTGTTCCGCGCTTATGAGACGCTGCGCGAGCGGTTGAAAGAGTTTGTGTAA
- a CDS encoding M13 family peptidase, producing the protein MDKAIDPCQDFYQYSCGGWQKKNPIPPDQTSWGVYGKLYQDNLVFLRGILEEAARTKQRDAVAQKIGDYYSGCMDEAAVNKRGLQAIKPELDAIAALKSVHGLAALVASLQLEAAGTTMFASSSIQDPDNSEQQIAGINQGGLGLPDRDYYTKDDPKSKETRERYVQHVQKLFELLGDLPDKAKAEAQDVMRMETGLAEASLTRVERRDPYKRKNKMKVADLQALAPNFDWPVFFKTASTPPFEILNVTAPPFFKALNSELGNEPLGNWKNYLRFHIANAYSPYLSQPFVDENFAFYRQYLRGAKEQQPRWKRCVQYVNDDLGEALGQAYVQKVFSPELKASTLDMVRRIEDAMGQRIQQLDWMSPETKRQAMLKLQSMRNKIGYPDKWRDYSSVKISATDFVGNIRNANLFESHRRINKIGQPVDHAEWGMTPPTVNAYYNPAMNDINFPAGVLQPPLYDAKMDDAPNYGNTGGTIGHELTHGFDDQGRKYDAKGNLRDWWTKEDAEKFTQRTQCIEDQYSKYVVVDDVHINGKLTLGEDVADLGGEILAYIAWKDATKDKNLQPADDLSPDQRFFVGFAQWACENTRPEDARLRALTDPHSPARYRINGVVVNMPNFTESFSCKAGQPMTKPSDQICRVW; encoded by the coding sequence ATGGATAAAGCTATCGATCCCTGCCAAGATTTTTATCAGTACTCGTGCGGCGGCTGGCAGAAGAAGAATCCAATTCCTCCAGACCAAACTTCATGGGGCGTATACGGCAAGCTGTATCAGGACAATCTCGTCTTCCTGCGCGGCATTCTTGAGGAAGCGGCCAGAACCAAACAGCGAGACGCCGTGGCTCAGAAGATTGGCGACTACTACTCCGGTTGTATGGACGAAGCGGCTGTGAACAAGCGCGGCCTTCAGGCGATCAAACCGGAGCTGGATGCGATTGCTGCGTTGAAGTCCGTGCACGGTCTGGCTGCTCTTGTAGCTAGCTTGCAGCTCGAAGCAGCGGGCACAACGATGTTTGCATCATCTTCGATTCAGGATCCCGATAACTCCGAACAGCAAATCGCCGGTATCAATCAGGGCGGTCTGGGACTGCCTGATCGTGACTATTACACGAAGGATGATCCGAAATCGAAAGAAACGCGCGAGCGTTACGTGCAGCACGTGCAAAAACTATTCGAGCTTCTCGGCGATTTGCCAGACAAGGCGAAAGCAGAAGCGCAGGACGTGATGCGCATGGAAACGGGGTTAGCTGAAGCGTCGCTCACACGCGTGGAGCGTCGCGATCCCTACAAACGCAAGAACAAGATGAAAGTGGCTGACCTGCAGGCGCTAGCTCCTAACTTCGATTGGCCGGTATTCTTCAAGACAGCAAGCACGCCTCCGTTCGAAATTCTGAACGTGACCGCACCGCCGTTCTTCAAAGCTCTCAACTCCGAGTTGGGAAACGAGCCACTCGGCAACTGGAAGAACTATCTCCGCTTCCACATCGCAAACGCCTATTCGCCTTATCTTTCGCAGCCATTCGTAGACGAAAACTTCGCCTTCTATCGCCAGTACCTGCGAGGCGCAAAAGAGCAACAGCCTCGATGGAAAAGATGCGTTCAGTACGTGAATGATGACCTCGGCGAAGCCTTGGGGCAGGCTTATGTGCAGAAGGTGTTTTCTCCCGAGCTCAAGGCCAGCACGCTGGATATGGTTCGTCGCATCGAAGACGCGATGGGGCAGCGCATTCAGCAGCTCGACTGGATGAGTCCTGAAACAAAGCGGCAGGCGATGTTAAAGCTGCAAAGCATGCGCAACAAGATCGGATATCCCGACAAGTGGCGCGACTACAGTTCGGTGAAAATCTCAGCAACAGACTTTGTCGGCAACATTCGCAACGCCAACTTGTTTGAGTCGCACCGACGCATCAATAAGATCGGGCAGCCGGTCGATCACGCCGAATGGGGCATGACGCCACCAACCGTAAATGCTTATTACAATCCGGCCATGAACGACATCAACTTTCCCGCCGGAGTGTTGCAGCCGCCGCTCTACGACGCCAAGATGGACGACGCTCCCAATTACGGAAATACCGGGGGCACAATCGGACACGAGTTAACCCACGGCTTCGATGATCAAGGTCGCAAATACGACGCCAAGGGTAACCTGCGCGACTGGTGGACGAAGGAAGACGCCGAGAAGTTTACGCAGCGGACGCAGTGCATCGAAGACCAATACTCAAAGTATGTAGTTGTCGATGATGTGCATATCAATGGCAAGCTCACGCTGGGCGAAGACGTTGCCGATCTTGGGGGCGAGATTCTTGCATACATCGCGTGGAAAGACGCAACCAAGGACAAGAACCTCCAACCGGCAGATGACCTGAGTCCTGATCAGAGGTTTTTTGTCGGCTTTGCACAGTGGGCATGCGAGAACACTCGTCCCGAAGATGCACGCCTGCGCGCTCTCACTGATCCACACTCGCCTGCCAGGTACCGAATTAATGGCGTCGTTGTGAACATGCCGAACTTCACGGAGTCGTTCTCCTGTAAGGCTGGCCAGCCCATGACGAAGCCGTCGGATCAAATATGTAGAGTATGGTGA
- a CDS encoding AcrB/AcrD/AcrF family protein, producing the protein MATKITPIDEAPRAAVPLPDYWFSRFSKPLIFLIIALAIMGVYLAFTIPVAVFPEVNFPRIIIGIDNGVMPIDQMMVTITRPLEDAVNSVPGLQRVNSITSRGSAEIDLFFNWSVDMVQTLQLVNSAVAQVQTSLPNTAKIDTHRLTFASFPILGYSLTSDSVPQTQLWELATYTLKPQINRLDGVATVLVQGGEEPEYLITPNPSKLLSANVTVQDILTAVAKTNTVDSPGLIQESHQLVLGLVNGQVRSPEQLGEIVIKINNAGIPIHIADVATVSNGTRPKYTVVTANGKPAVLLSINRQPDSNTVNVADEVNAKVVELRKSLPPGIKFEPYYDQSGLVRDSIKSVRDAILIGLALASIVIVAFLRDWGSSAVAGMVIPITIVITFVVLKALGESFNLMTLGGLAAAVGLVIDDAIVVIENIVLHRDLGQGTFQAIYSALREVTPPLIGSTVTPIVVFLPLIAIHGVYGTFFRALAITMGVSLFTSLALALTWTPNLSQYFVRRKVKHEIDEVVSENWSERERLEHMIEAEEASYGRRFRAVVDFYERWLRRALERPLLLAALSVVLIVASYLCYRALGTGLLPAMDEGGFIVDYIMPPGSSLAETNRVISHVERMIRSEPDVQSTSRRTGLQLGLAAVTEANSGDISVKLKPNHEKSSEEVIADLREKIKQQEPELDTEFPQLLQDMIGDLTSAPEPVVIKLFSNDSELLAKVGPQVADAISKIKGVVDVQNGIENTTSGPAVNYQIDPPTTARAGFTPDEVAIDAAAILEGEPAATPVVVNDRAYTVRVRFPDANRTNIEAMNNTLLVSSAGRTGTLGSLATVTQIPGQMEIRRENLQRDLQVTARLEGVDLGTGMAKVQNEIAKLKLPASIRIEYGGQYADQQQTFRDLLFVFVMALAFVFAVLLFEFRSFSAPAAILSSALLSTAGVFLALFITRTDFSVSAFMGLIMVIGIVAKNGILLLDAEHEFRRAGFEPEDAMMRAGRRRLRPIAMTAIAAVAGMLPLAFALGAGSEMLQPLAIAVVGGILISMVLSLLVTPAVHFYLTGRREEAATR; encoded by the coding sequence ATGGCGACGAAGATCACGCCAATCGACGAAGCTCCTCGCGCTGCGGTTCCGCTACCCGACTACTGGTTCTCGCGTTTTTCGAAGCCGCTCATCTTTTTAATCATCGCGCTGGCGATCATGGGAGTGTATCTCGCATTTACGATCCCTGTCGCCGTTTTCCCAGAAGTGAACTTCCCGCGCATCATCATTGGTATCGACAATGGCGTGATGCCTATCGATCAGATGATGGTCACGATTACCCGACCGCTAGAAGACGCGGTGAACAGCGTTCCCGGACTGCAGCGCGTGAATTCAATTACGAGCCGCGGTTCTGCGGAGATCGATCTCTTCTTCAACTGGAGCGTCGACATGGTCCAGACGTTGCAGTTGGTGAACTCCGCCGTAGCACAGGTGCAAACCTCGCTGCCGAACACGGCAAAGATCGATACACACCGCCTTACCTTCGCCAGCTTTCCCATTTTGGGTTACAGCCTCACATCAGATTCGGTTCCGCAAACGCAGCTTTGGGAACTTGCCACTTACACACTAAAGCCACAGATCAACCGGCTGGATGGCGTTGCGACGGTTCTGGTGCAAGGCGGCGAAGAGCCGGAGTATCTGATCACGCCGAATCCTTCCAAGCTATTGAGCGCCAATGTCACGGTTCAGGACATACTCACTGCAGTCGCCAAAACCAATACCGTTGACTCTCCCGGCCTTATTCAGGAGAGCCATCAACTCGTGTTAGGCCTGGTGAACGGGCAAGTGCGAAGCCCTGAGCAGCTCGGCGAAATCGTCATCAAGATCAACAACGCTGGAATTCCAATTCACATTGCGGACGTAGCGACCGTGAGCAACGGTACGAGACCGAAATACACTGTCGTGACTGCAAACGGCAAGCCTGCAGTGTTGCTGTCGATTAATCGCCAGCCGGACAGTAATACCGTGAATGTGGCCGATGAAGTGAACGCAAAGGTTGTCGAGCTTAGGAAGTCGCTTCCTCCAGGCATCAAGTTCGAACCCTACTACGATCAGTCTGGGCTGGTGCGCGATTCGATCAAGAGCGTGCGCGATGCCATTCTTATTGGTCTGGCACTCGCCTCGATTGTCATCGTCGCATTCCTGCGCGACTGGGGCAGTTCAGCAGTCGCAGGAATGGTGATTCCGATTACGATCGTGATCACTTTTGTAGTGCTGAAGGCGCTTGGGGAAAGCTTCAATCTAATGACACTCGGCGGACTGGCCGCCGCGGTTGGTCTAGTCATCGATGATGCCATCGTCGTCATTGAGAATATCGTTTTGCATCGCGATCTAGGACAGGGAACGTTTCAGGCGATCTACAGCGCGCTGAGAGAAGTCACACCACCCCTGATCGGCTCGACTGTCACTCCTATCGTCGTGTTTCTGCCGCTGATTGCGATTCACGGTGTCTATGGAACATTCTTTCGTGCGTTAGCAATCACCATGGGCGTCTCTCTCTTCACCTCGCTTGCGCTGGCACTTACCTGGACTCCGAATCTGAGCCAGTACTTTGTTCGTCGAAAGGTCAAACATGAAATCGATGAAGTGGTCTCGGAAAATTGGAGCGAGCGCGAGCGCCTCGAACACATGATCGAAGCTGAGGAGGCGTCATATGGTAGGCGCTTCCGGGCAGTCGTGGACTTTTACGAGCGCTGGTTGCGACGCGCTCTAGAACGACCGCTGCTGCTCGCGGCCTTGAGTGTCGTGCTGATCGTTGCTTCCTACCTCTGTTATAGAGCTCTCGGCACTGGACTCCTACCTGCGATGGACGAAGGCGGCTTCATCGTCGACTACATCATGCCTCCGGGAAGTTCATTGGCAGAAACTAACCGGGTGATCAGCCACGTTGAGCGGATGATCCGTTCTGAGCCGGACGTTCAAAGCACTTCCCGCCGCACGGGCTTGCAACTTGGATTGGCGGCGGTGACCGAGGCGAATAGCGGCGACATTTCCGTGAAGCTTAAGCCAAACCATGAAAAATCTTCCGAGGAAGTAATTGCCGATCTGCGCGAGAAAATCAAGCAGCAGGAGCCGGAGTTGGATACTGAATTTCCACAACTGCTGCAGGACATGATTGGCGATCTCACCAGCGCTCCTGAGCCAGTTGTGATCAAGCTCTTTTCCAACGATTCCGAGCTCCTTGCCAAAGTGGGACCACAAGTGGCAGATGCCATTTCGAAAATTAAGGGAGTGGTCGACGTTCAGAATGGCATTGAGAACACTACGAGCGGGCCAGCTGTGAATTACCAGATCGATCCACCCACGACTGCCCGTGCAGGATTCACTCCAGACGAAGTGGCAATCGACGCTGCGGCAATTCTGGAAGGGGAGCCTGCGGCAACTCCCGTCGTGGTGAATGATCGCGCCTACACGGTGCGCGTCCGTTTTCCGGATGCGAATCGCACCAACATCGAGGCGATGAACAACACCTTATTAGTAAGCTCTGCTGGCCGGACTGGAACTCTCGGGTCGCTGGCGACTGTTACGCAGATACCGGGGCAGATGGAGATTCGGCGCGAGAACCTTCAGCGTGACCTGCAAGTGACGGCCAGACTCGAAGGAGTAGATTTGGGCACCGGCATGGCCAAAGTGCAGAATGAAATTGCCAAGCTGAAGCTGCCTGCATCTATCCGAATCGAGTATGGAGGGCAATACGCAGACCAGCAGCAGACATTCCGCGATCTTCTGTTCGTGTTCGTCATGGCTCTGGCATTCGTGTTTGCAGTCTTGCTGTTCGAGTTCCGCAGCTTCTCGGCGCCCGCTGCCATTCTTTCTTCCGCGCTTCTCTCGACCGCCGGAGTCTTCCTGGCACTGTTTATCACGAGGACTGACTTCAGCGTTTCCGCGTTCATGGGACTCATCATGGTGATCGGTATTGTGGCCAAGAACGGAATCCTGCTGCTCGATGCTGAACACGAATTCCGACGCGCGGGTTTTGAGCCAGAAGATGCGATGATGCGCGCCGGCCGACGACGTTTGCGCCCAATCGCAATGACTGCCATAGCGGCCGTGGCGGGCATGCTGCCTCTTGCCTTTGCACTGGGCGCCGGATCAGAAATGCTTCAGCCGCTCGCCATTGCGGTCGTCGGTGGCATCCTCATTTCTATGGTGCTATCCCTTCTCGTCACACCTGCCGTGCACTTCTATCTCACCGGAAGAAGAGAAGAAGCGGCAACACGATAA